The genome window CTGCGATGACCTTGCTGCCGATTCTGGTGTTGGCCCTGGGGACGTATGGCTTTCGCGTGGCGGGGCCGCTGTTGAGCGAGCGGCTGAAGCTGTCCACGCGGGTGCAGGAGCGGATGGCGCTGGCGACCATCGCGATGCTGGCGGCGCTCGTGGCCACGTCGACGCTGCTGGCGCAGGGCGGCTTCGCCGGGTGGGCCCGGCCGGCGGGGGTGCTCGTCGGCGCGGTGCTCGCGTGCCTGCGGCTGCCCTTCATCGCGGTGGTGATTGCCGCGGCGGCGACCGCGGCGGGGCTGCGCCTGCTCGGCGTGCCGTGAGTCGGGGTGGCTCCGAGCGGGCCGCTCAGTCGAATTCGTAGTGGAAGGGCGGCGTGAATCCGTCCGTGTGCGTGGGCAGGGAGATGGGGCTATCCGGCGCCGTGTTGGACAGGGGGAGGCCTTGGCTCTCGCCCTGGGTGGTCCGGCAGCGCCCATCCGAAAAGTAGGATTTGAACTCGCGGAGCACGCGCAGCTGGGTGTCGGGACGTCGGCGGAAGGTCGGGTCCCCGGCGACGGTGAAGACGTAGCGGGGAGGGATGGTGCCCGCCATGAAGGCCTCGCCCGTGCAGTCGCTGGTCTCGAAGTAGCGCGAGATGTCCTGGAAGACGGGCTTGGACCTGCCGGTCTCCAAGTCCACGGACCAGACGAGGCCCTGGGCGTCCGCGAAGAGGCTGTCGTTGCTGACGAATCGGCCCGTGGCGTCGTGGACGCGCATGGTCCGGAGCGCGGGGCCCGGAGGCCCGGAGGGCCCCGTATCGCCCTTGGGGCCGGTGGGGCCCATCGGCCCGGTGAGGCCTTGTGGGCCGGTGGGACCCGTGGGGCCCGTGACTCCCTGTGGACCGGTGGACCCGGAGGGGCCGGCGATGCCCTGTGGACCGACGGGGCCTGTTGCGCCCATGGGGCCCGTGTCTCCCTTGGGGCCGGAGGGGCCCTGCGGGCCCACGGGACCTCCGGCGGGTCCTTGGGGGCCTTGAGGACCCGGCGGGCCCGCGGGTCCTTCCTTGGCGCAGGCCGTGGACAACAGACAGCAGCACGTCAACGTTCGGAGCAGTGCGGAGGTCATGGGCGGCCTGCCATCACATGTCAGCCGAGGCCGTGAGGGCAACCGTGGCGTGGACGTT of Myxococcus fulvus contains these proteins:
- a CDS encoding AzlD domain-containing protein yields the protein MTLLPILVLALGTYGFRVAGPLLSERLKLSTRVQERMALATIAMLAALVATSTLLAQGGFAGWARPAGVLVGAVLACLRLPFIAVVIAAAATAAGLRLLGVP